The DNA sequence GCTGAGAGTGAACAGAAGTGGAACGgtccattaaaatcaattgtCAAATTACATCTTACATTACAAATTGGGAATTCTGTAGTATtcataaacctttttttttaaagacaatacAGTATTTCTGTATTGTTCTAACAATGAGTATTTAGAAGTACAACGAAGTACTACAAGTATTTATAGTATATACCATATCATATAAGTATGGATGAAAAGTTGGAGAAATTATTCGCACTAATAATTCCTATATGAGATGAACAATAAGACCATTAACTATACAAAACCAGAACTACTCAGAGGGGTTATAATTTTAGAGGGGTAAGGAAGGCATCTAGCCATAGCACACTGCAGAAAAGCAAATCTGCATCTTCAAATATCAACATTCTTAGTTTATTTGAACTGGTTTTAATTTTTTGTCTGAAAATCACCCTGAAATTCTTTTTGAtgggaaggcagcttataaaTTTAGCTGATAATATTAGTCTCAAAGTGCAAGACAGGTTGTTGCATACTACAAATTTATACGGTGGATTGGAGCACTTAAAGGATTTCCACAAATGTTTATCTCAAAAATCCATACACCATGAATACAAGACAGAGATAATAATTGTACCCTATTCTATACCCTATACAGTAGATGCAGCTGAGGCTTGTTGGTAAAGTTGCATCTGACCTGCAACAGTTCTGATGGCAGGTGGAAGTCGCAtgataaatttatttttatttatttgatttgtactccacctttctcctcgaagggcacccaaggcggctaacaataacGCACAATATACAAAAGACATGCACAAGCCAACCGCGTCAATGGCACAGAATTCTGTAAACACACCGCTATCCAGGATACGCCATTCTTGTTTCCAACTCTATCAAACTGGAAAAGAAGGGCTGTTGCATGGTGGAATAATCTTCCAAACTACTGGCtaagaatacaatgcaaaaaatcCTAGGCATGTAGCATCCTCACAGCATCAACACACTATCAGTCAGCACATTCTTTTAGCAGACAGAGCCCTCTGCTGGCAAACCAAAGTGCCACACCAAGAACTGGAACTCCCTTTTATCCTCTGAGAAAACAAGAATTTCAAGAAAAAGAAATTCCAACTCCTCATATGAAGAAATTCTTTCATGTCAACACTGGATGAAAGGCTGATTTATCAAGTGTTTGGTGCACCGCTGCAAAAACAATAGAACAGAATGACAGCTTGCAAAAACTGACTACTTAGAAAAGAATAAGCAGAGGCAATCATTTTTTATTTGGTATGTCAAAGATGACACAGATTTTATGCTAATGAAAACAAATTGCTAGTTGTAAGGTCTTGCACAGGTCAACATAGGAAAAAGTCTGACTTTTCTTCCAATGTACTCTGCTGTGCCCAGATGCTCTAGAAATCTTTGCAGTTGCACATTCCAGTAAGTTCCAGTAAGCTCTGTTGGCAGTCACTGGACTTCGTCTGGTACGGAACTGAGACCATTCCCTCAAAATGTGCTTCTCAACAACAGTTTCCATTAATTCAGTCAGTTATTTTTTCCATGCGGAACAGCAAAATGGGGAGAGACATCATGGTGCAGAGACTTTGAAACGGTATGGAAGGCAGTTCTGCTCCCTCCTTGAAAGGAGAGAATTAATAGCATTCCCAGCAAAGCTACGATCCTTGAAGGGCTACAAATTTCCTTCTCTGCACTTTGAGGTCTCTTCCCTCTTGTTCCTATATCTGCCtttccctttccccctcttttccatATGCAAGGCTACATCTAAAtattctccctgcccccgccttaGTCAACCTAGACTCAGGACATTGCTATTCAATGCAATCAGTTGCTATTATTGTCACAATTCGCATCTTTGCTTCATTCTGCACCGTGTCTCCTTTCTCAGCAATAATGCTTCTTCAATGGTCTTTTACACAACCTGGATTTCTTCTAAGACCAAGGATTACCTTTATTGCTATCTTGTCACACTTGCATCCTTTCGCATTGCCAGGTTTGGAGCCCTCAGGTAAGGTGTCATTTCTCATTCTCCAGCTTCTTTTCCTACTCATACATCTCCCCACGCAGATCAAGTGCTTGTGTGTTACTGAGTCTAATGCTTTGGACTCCTTTCCTTTCTTAAGTACATGGAAAAGCTTCCTAGACAGCAAAAGACATTCAATACCAATACCTTTGTGTATACTGTGAGAAAAAAAGGTACTGGTTTGGGGGAAATGCAGTTACCTAGGAAAGTGTATTAGAATAATTAATGTCATACTTTTCTAATTAGTAATGACTGACATAATAACATAATACAGTAATTATTAGTAACTGGCTGTATTGTTTATTTGGTTGAAGCTCTTTTGATGAGCATTGCTCCTATAAAATGAAAGAAGTGTTAcattgtaaaacaaaaacaaaaaacctgaaaTGTCATACTTAAAAGACAAAAACAGGAATGTTTCATAAGGATAGCCAATGTCCCCGAATTTGTTAATCACAACAGGAATCTATATGATGGAATTTATGCTACAAGCACAAGATGTCAATGAGCAGAGGAGGGAGTAAAGAACTATATCCCAGCAAGCATTTCTCATTAGTGCAGTAGAGAAAAGATTTTGATTACAATGGCAGTCAAAACAAGGATCTACCTGCATCTCAGTGAATGCAATCCCAGATGTACTTCACTGGTAAGAGAGACTGTCTGGTGTTCCTACAGATTCAGATGGCAAATCCTCATGGGCTCTGCATTCCTCTTGCCATCACTGAAGCAAGTACTAAAAAAAGGGTAGAACCTGCCAGCCACAGCCTGATGGAAGGTGAAGAGGTGAGACATGTCCTCAGCATTACGGAAGGTCACTTTCTTCTTCTGGCAGTCCAAAAGGACTCCCACCTTTCTCAGCAGGTGCTCGGGCTTCAGACGCACTGCCGGAGTGGCAGCTGCCCAATATTCACTGTTCTCCCGCAGGCGTATAGTCCAGTAGCCATTCTCTGGGCACAGTTTGACTTTTGCAATCCGGTCCACAGAGTCTGCTGCCACACCCAGGTCCCACTTGGTCTTGTTGCCCACCCAGACCTCCCAGTAATGTCTCCCACTCTCAAAGGATTCTTTGGCCAGCACATTCACACACTGCAGGAAACGGCGGGAGCTTCTGGGTGTAGGTTGAGGCTTTTCCCTCTCCGTCACCGCAGTCAGGTCTCTGGAGACAATAAGGTTAGGGTGAGCAGATTCTGGGTCCAAGGTCAGTGGGGCAGGAGCTGTAGGAAAAAGGTGCACTGAAACTGATCAGTGTGTTGTTAAAGAGGGGTTTATCAACTCTGTTCTGCCCTATGCCTATGAGGCCGCTCACCTGGGTTGATGGATTTCAGCATCCTCCTCCAAACTGTGTACTGCAGAGGCCTATCATACTTGTCTTTGTGCTTCTCTATACTAAAGACAGGCAAAGCTTCCACTTGCACTGCTGACCTGGAGCAGAAAACAAAGGCTGCTAAGCAAGAAGAGATTCAAATAAGGAAATTCTAATTTTTCCAGTGAACCACAATCAGAACCTTATACCAAATGAGACACAAGTCTCTTGAACAATTAAGAAGCACCTAATCACACCATGACCAGGGTGTAGCACAATAGGAAACTGCCATTTTCACCCAGGATGAGCAATAGGAAAGCCATTAAGAACCAGCTCTGAACAAAAAAATGGTCCAGGAGGAGCTCATCTCATAACAGACTATGGTCTAAAACTCCACATGCAAAGTATGGCTGGTcttagccccccacccccaccccaaagtgCATACTCTTCTCTGTTTGGTGCTCCACCAAGCGTTTAGCAACCCATTTAGCAACCCAAGTAGCTCTGTGCCACCCAGTGCCCAGGACAGGTAATGCTTCCCCCTTCATCTTCCCTGTGCCCCCACCCCGAACCAGACAAACCACAGCTCAGTAACTGCTGAACGTCCAACAAATTCAAGCTGTACACCTTCCCCTGCAAAAACATCCTTGGCTCCTttgctttgcttctctctctcaaATCTAGCCAGGTTACTAGCTAGCAACTAATGCAATTTAGGGTTTAGCTGTATGTGTATGTTTGTGGGTAAGATAATAGATGTTATTCTTGATTTCCCTTCCCTCTTGTAAATTTAGCCCCACAATAAGTAGTTGGAATTGTCTCTTTCCTTGCCAAATATCATGTTCCATGAAGGTATGCCAGCAGCCAAATGGATAAAGGTCCTTGCAAAGGTCCTTAGTTCTCCTGTGTGTACATGTTACACATGCCGTAGACTCCCCTGCAACTCAGTCCCTGAATGCAGCTGAGAGCACTATTCTGTCTATCCCTTGTAATAAGAGTCCAACACAGCAGAGAAAAGTGGATTGCCCCAGCAAACTTTCACTGAAATCAGGTAAGAGAAAGGCAAAGAACAAATGCGATTTCTCCAAGTTATTAGAGCAGCTTGGTAATCCCACAACTAGAGCAAGCAATGTTGGCCTGAAAGCAAGCCTGCCTACTTTGAGAGTCGCCAAACCGAATGGAGGCCACCACCCACATAATGCGCCTCACCAGATGCTCAATAAAACTCTGATTTTCCTCTGCCTGCCAGAGGAAACATGGGAAGATTACATAAAACATGGGAAGATTGCAGAGTACCTGGCAATGTGGGGATTCTGGCTGGGCTGGGTTTGGTGGGGTGCAAGTTGTACAGAGCTGCCCTAAGCCCATTTGAACCACCAACCCTCTTCATTAACCTATCCTGTATATTCTTCTGAGTGAAGATGGGATATTAAAGCTGTTCTTCCTGGGGGCTTTCTATGCAATAGTACCCAATATTCAGAGGGGTAATAGACCAGCCAACATTCTCTGTGGCTGCATACCAGCCTCTCTCCAAATGCTTGTTTGCACTGCTTTAAAAGCtactgcaataacaccctcctcCTATGAAAACTGTCACCCAGCAGAGTAGGAGAGATAAAAGTTTCATGTAAAAGGGAGTAGCTCATTTTCTTTCCAGGCACATACCTGGCAACCACAGTTTCCACCTGCAACAAAAAAGCAGAGAAAATTAACAAATGCCTCAGTTAATGCTTAGGGTTGCATAAGTAAATTCAACCGTCCCCTTTTTTGCATCTGTACAGGCAATTACAACTAAAATTATAACAGCACAAATTCAAGTGCAAGCTAATCCTGAACAAGTTGGGTCAGTGGTGGTGTATTATAAAAATGAAGTTTCTGTAAagtggagaggaagaagagaaggtgGGTTCTCAACTCTTCTAAACTATCTCCATTTCATCTCTGTGAAAAGGAGAAAGACAACACCTGAGGCTGAAGATGGTTAAAGAAAGAGTTTCTATACACAAGAAACAAAGCTCACTATACACTAAGCTCACCAGAGCAGAATGTGTCTATTTTACTCTAGGTAAATAACAATAAAGTGTCAGGTACATTGAAGGagttatagcaggggtgtccaaactttttggcaggagggccacatcatctctctgacactgtgttgggggaataaaaaagaattaatttacatttcaaatttgaataaatttacatatatttacataaatgaatatattagaaatagaacttatatgaatgaatgaaggtcttgcaatagctcaaggcttataaaagtcttacacaaggcttataaaaggcttacacaaagcaagaccggcctttccttcactgctgcagcagcatcacagtcatgaaacagcaagcaatggagggatccctcattcacagttcatgcgagaggtcaaactgtcgctcttacactgagaacagttgcactgggccagcaggggctccagtaagtctccgcagggccagattctcattggaaactgggggctaatcgcaggccagattgggagtcctcgagggccgcaagtggcccccgggccggggtttgggcacccctgagttataGAAATAATAACAGGCAAATGGCCAATATCATTAGAGTATGTTCAGTCCCTGAATAAGGCATCTTCCACCTTCTTTCTCCCCTTTTAACCATCTTTGGTCCAATTCCATAAGGCCTAGTTCAAGGAATCtctaagaaaacaaaacaagcataTTGGAGGTTAGACTCTTATCCCTTGGTTCCAGAGTTTGATTGCAAGGTTCTAGTCATCAAGTTCTTAATCATTAAGTTAGATGTCAGCTGCACATAGTGGGCCAAGACGACAACAAATTCACACTAGGCCTGAGAAATGCATTCCCAAGCCTTCTCACAAGAAGCAAGAATATGctatttctccccttcctcaTTTCCTAGCTTTGGTACCTTAATTTTATTGCTCATTAGCACAACACAGGCAAGAAGTTGTGATGAAATTATAAAATCATGCTGTCTGAGACTATCTTAGAGCACTCAGGAAGCCATCTTGGAGGAGATAGCAGCTATTTTCTAATACAGAGAGATACAGCCTAAGTAGGAaggttctcataagaacagccccactggatcaggccataggcccatctactccagcttcctgtatctcacagcagcccaccaaatgccccagggagcacaccagggagcACTCTTCTCAAGAGAAGACACCTGGTTATCAGGCTGAACCAAGTAGCTGGGCCTGCCAATTAAAAATTGGCCACAGTGATGAGTTTCAGGAAAGGAGGGGGCAAGTGCTCCTGGACATGCCTTCTTTCACATAGTCATTTATAAGCTTCTATGGTCTGACGTCTGTGCttggctaaagcaggggtgtcaaactcatttcctacagagggccaaatagcattcatgatgtctgctgagggatgaaagtggtgtcattaggcaggaagtgatgtcattaaacaggtcatgaccaaaaataagcactttttctcacttgggaactcattagctgcaaatgacagaagagaaagtatatcatattcaagatgtgggagagctcaattgtcaagtgggctgtcctttcagcagtaacacctcagcatggctcagcagctgagagtctgagggctagataaaaagcttcagagagctgcatctggcccctggaatTGCATCATCCTTCTAACCTTTTTAAGGGTCTAGAACCTCTGATGGTTGGAAGTTTTTTTGGATCTAGTCTCAAAGCCCCCCTTAGGTTTGGACCTAAGTTTTGGACCTAGTCTCAAAGCCAGCACTGCCTCTTGCAGCCAAGAACCTTGTATTCCagagtgtgtgctacatcctgctcGAGAGACATTGTCTTGAGCTTTTGGCAATAGCGACCGCCCACAATTCATTGTACAATGCTGCTCTGGTAACCATAACAACTGACTATGTAAAAGTAGTACATTAAGCAACTAGTTCAGACTTAAATGAGGATGGAAACAAGTAGCTCTTATCACAGGGAAATAGCAGCTGCAAATTTTCCCTTCTTTGCCAAGAAGAGGAAAGCAGGAGTGCTGCATGTGGAGGGTAGTGCTGGGGATAAGGAAGGTGCTCTGGCCGCTGCCTCACCCTTGTGAAAAAAAAGAGGGAATGGAAGgcaagggaaaagaaaaacacagccagCAGAAAGACAGTCATTCACCTTGTCTGAAGGCAATACTGGAGAAGTTTAACAAGGACTTCAGGATAGCCCTTAAGCTGCAGAATAGCTGGTGTAGGGTAGAGAAATGTTAGGCAagccactacctctcagcctcgcCTTCCCTCCCCagttgcaatatggagataataagaCTTCCATACTACACAAGGCTGTTGCAGACATACTTAGATACAAACACGTGAAGCATGCTGAACACTAGAAAGCACTataaaatgctaagtattattaataGGTCAACAAGAGCAATTGAATGTTTAATTGATGGAGGAGAATGTTTTCAGAACGTTGCTTAACATAGGGATACACTTTTCTGAAAATGCATTCTCTTTCTCTTGGAAGCACAGCCTCTTTCCCAAAGAGCTGCTTCCATGTTTCTCAGAGAGCTTGCCACCTCCTTCCTAACACCCTGGTTAAAGCAGTTTACTCCCAAATGAGGTTTGTAGctgagggcaggtgatgggtctTTCCTTGCCATATTTCTAAAAAACCACCAAACACAACAATGTTCAACTATGACTTTGCTTGGCCTAGGAagaactgacttttttttttttaagaaaagcatcACCCAACATCCAATACATATAAAAAGTAGTATATGAAACATTTTGTCTGGTAAATAAACTCCCAAAGTCATAGCTCGACAACTGTGCAATGTGGCATGTTTCTGGGAATGTGGGTTGGGTAGAATGCATGACTAAGAAATTTAATGGGAAGGTGCAAACCCTAGCAGGTGATCCAATACCCAGAGCCCAATTCCCCTCACCAATCTCTTTCTGGAAGCCTTACCTCCAGCAGCAATGAGTTCCCCAGTTTGTCAAGTTTCTGCTGTATGGACTCCATGCTCTTCCTTAATTCAGAGATTCCTTCCTCTAGTCGTTCAGAGTCTCCTTGAAGCCTCACCAACCACAGTTCCTCCTCCCTGGCTAGTTCCATCAGTGCagttctttcttcttcctccaggATCCAACGAAGATACTCAAATTCTGAACGGATCTTTGAGTTCAGTTCACCAGATGTTTTCTAATCAGATGTAAAAGTTACAAGAAACAGCTGAAGGATGTGATGGAAGCACATGTAAGCACATCCACAGAGCTATCTAAATCCCTAAAATAGTTCTGAGCCAAAACCTCTGTGACAAAGATCAAAGAAGGCTGTCTTTAATGTAAATGCTTAGCATCGTGTTCAACTGCCTCCTTAGAGAGCATTTGTGCTGTCATGGAACTAGCATTTTCCAGGGGTGCAGGCTGAAATACTTCTACTGTTTAGGATCACAGTTCAAAGGAGAGCTCTGTGCATGTAGCAGGGCTGTGGCATTCACCCACCCACTGCTGGAAGCAGCCCTGAAGATGAGCTGAAACTCAGATGTGCTGCAGATAACAATGATTGCTGCAGTGCACAATTAATACAACTAATAACTTCCACCCAAAAGGGTTGTATCGCTATACAAGATCAAAATATATGCCTAAACGATGCTTTGGATTCACCACAACACCAACTGTTAGACTTCTTGGCAAGCCCCTTATTATAAAGGCATTGTGACATCCTAAaatagttttggttttttttgctaaATCAGTTGAAGATCAACAGATGTTATAGTGATAGTAGTTAATGTCGTTTTCCATTGATTATGTAAAATAGGACAATCCAGCTCTTTATTTAAAGggtttatattccacctttctcccagtgaGGGTAATCAAGGCAGCTTTATTCCATGTTTATTCCATGATTCTCTAAGTATCATATGAATATTAGTAATTGTGAAGTGACATTAAATACTTGTATATCAATATTGTCGGTTTCTTTTTCTCAGTAGATTTTGTAAGTATTCTTACTGAATTATCATCATTTAGTATTTCTAGAATTGAAGGCAGCTGAGAAGGCTTGAAATGCAGCTTGACCAAATTTAGTTGCTAATAAACACTGTAGTTGTAGATATTGTCATTCAGCCGATACTGGTAAATCATAACTATCTTTCAACCTAGTAAGAGAGAAATTCCTGATCTTGATCTGCAGGACAACAGAAATGGACTCTTTGTGCTATTACTAGAACTAAACACtctttttgaaattctggaaagACAAATGCCCTCCCACTATTCTTCAATGGACCAAGGATATCAATAAGTGAATCCAAGGTTTATAGAAGACAACTGCCTATGGACACGTTTTTGAATATTTGGAAACCCTTTTTAGAAGTTTATGTATAGACTCTTTGTTAATATCTGTTGTATATGGGTGATCACATTTATTTACATGTTAACTGAATATATTATGCATATATATTTGTATGCCTGCcctttccttttatttcttttctttttacatttgttGCTATGCACTGTTATTGTATCATTGTTTTATTATTCTGGCGAGTCCTGGTGAGGTCTAGAGTACAGTCATTTCTTCTGCATCAAATGACCCCAATTACTTGCATTAAATAATTTCATCAAGAGGACATAATAAGCAGAAATATTAGTTAATGGAGAAAAAGCAGACATTTTCTCCAGCTATTCAAATTATCAATGTAATGGTTTTCTTCCT is a window from the Tiliqua scincoides isolate rTilSci1 chromosome 2, rTilSci1.hap2, whole genome shotgun sequence genome containing:
- the LOC136641106 gene encoding zinc-binding protein A33-like, encoding MAHKSQEQSLREELTCAICYDLFRDPVMLECMHHFCKKCIQRYWDRCSQVATCPQCRQEFPSRSFRPHYLVSGVVETVRQCATEEHRRKMQKCLKDALRSCQMEHEKLMRMKHVAKESISSLLKTSGELNSKIRSEFEYLRWILEEEERTALMELAREEELWLVRLQGDSERLEEGISELRKSMESIQQKLDKLGNSLLLEVETVVARSAVQVEALPVFSIEKHKDKYDRPLQYTVWRRMLKSINPAPAPLTLDPESAHPNLIVSRDLTAVTEREKPQPTPRSSRRFLQCVNVLAKESFESGRHYWEVWVGNKTKWDLGVAADSVDRIAKVKLCPENGYWTIRLRENSEYWAAATPAVRLKPEHLLRKVGVLLDCQKKKVTFRNAEDMSHLFTFHQAVAGRFYPFFSTCFSDGKRNAEPMRICHLNL